The genomic window CCGTCATATCGACCGCTGATCAGATCTGCTTCCGTTATCCGGTCAGATGACAGAATGCCGGAGACTTCCTGATCATCGCTGGCAAAACCGGCACTCTGTCGGATCTCCGAGCCAGTGAAACCGGAGGATGGCTCGCAGACGACGCCGCTGAGCGCAATGGGCAAATCGTGATCGGTGAACCCGAGTTCGAAACCATCACTCCTTTTCAGCACCCAGCAGAAGGCAAGGGTCGTTACGCCACTTGCCAGATGGTTTTTCAAGTCGGCAGAAAGCTCTTTCACAGGCGGATCTCCACAAGTGGAATGGATGGAATGTCACCAGCTTCAAATCCGCTCAGGGAGAATTCCAACTGGTCTGTGTCAAACCGAACCGGCACATCAAATCGGAAGCCTGCTGTGATTGTGGCATCTTCATCGGGAGCCACATCGAACGTGATCTCACCGCTTATGGAGTCCACTGACACGTTGGACGTTGCGGTCCCGTTGATCGCGACAAGCACCGTCCCTTCGACCGGCTTGGTCACGGACCGCTCATAGGGAGCGTAGAGCCCACCATAGGTTTTCTTGAGCTGGAAAGTGGTCGTCGAGCCATCACCTGTGCCGATCAACTGATCCTCGGCGGATATCACCGAACCAAGGGCGCAGGAGCAATGATCGAACGGATCGCGAAAGCGAAAGCCATTGAGGCGCCCCCGGCGCTCCTCAAAGAATGCAAGAACCGTCTGAAGGTCCAGAAAGGACCGCACCCCAAGCCCTGCATCATATCGGCGTCGGGAATGAGCCCAACGTGCGTTTCTCTCCTCATGACCTGAGGAAAGTGTTGCGATGTCAGTCCGACGCTCCGGCCCACCGGAGGCACCGAAGCCAACATCAAGAGGAAAAACTACTTCGTGAAATCCGTTCATGGTCAAAGCTCTAAGCTGGATTGAGGGAGAATGGTCCGTTTGACGTCGATCAAGGTGATTTCGGCGACCTCATGGGATAGTCGCGTGGCTGCGCAGAGCGCCGCATTCGCGAGGCAACCGGGAGCTGAGCGGACGTGGCCTGTCGAGTTAACTCCCTGCGCGCCGGTTGGTGATCGGGAAATCTCCTCGTCAAACACCAACAATCATAGCCCGCGTCGTCCCCGTCCGACGGCGCGGGCTAATTTTGTCGCGATCTGGTTTTCCGACTTGGCAAAGGAGGCCACATCCGGCGTGGAGACATTCATCACCACAGAGACCGGGCGGCTTCCAGCCCCATGCATCGCCACCCCAAGGCTTCCGTCTGCTCCACGCTGCAACGGCATGATCGCCTCGGCTCCCGCCTCCCCCATCATTCCAAGCCCGGACTGCATGGGAAAGAGGGTTGTGCCATTGACAACGCCACCGTTTGCGAAGGGCAAGAGCGATCCGAACAGCGACGATGAGCCCGCGTTCCCGAGCCCCAATGTGGCGAAAAGGCCGGATGCGATATTGGAGACCGATCCGGAGACGAGCTCCTTGAGCGGGGCTACCCCTGCGGTGTAAAAGCTCTGGGACATATCGAGCGCCAAATTCTTGAAGATGCTCTCCAGATCAGCGCTGCCCATGAGCGCTTTCTGCATGGCATTGGCGACCTTGTCGCCGAGCATGTCGGCTTCCTTCTGGGCAGAGGAGATATCCTTCGTGAAGGAGCGGAGATCGGCCTCGACCTTGACTATCGCCGTTTCAACAACTTCATCCGTCATGTTGTCTCCTTGAAATTTTTGTTGCTACGACCGATGTTTACGTCGGTGCCTTGATCCGGGAAGCGGGACATCAGAGCGTCGACCTGCTGGCGATTTGGCGCTGCCCTGCTGCGGCTTAACGCATCCACCGCCATGAACAGCTCGCGTGGCGTGACCTGCCAAACCTCAGCAGGAGGCCAGCCGAATTGACGCAATGCCAATGACATCAGGATGTCCCAGGGAAAGACACTTGATTGCTTGGCCGACCCAACAATGTCGGATCGGCCTAGGTGGGGTTTGCGGAGGACTTCTCCGCCCCGCCATCATCCGCTTTGAGGCTCGCGGACGGATCGAAGGCCAGACGTAACACCTCGACAAGAGCGTGGGTGAGCGCGGTTGCACCACCTTCGCATCGCATGGATGCTGCCTCACGGTCCGCAATCTCTTCGCCGCCCGCGCGCAAGGCTGTGCCGAGGATTTTGACGAGATCCGCACTGCACACACGACCTGATGCAAAGCGGTCGGCCAGCTCGCCGATGTTGTCGAGCCCCATGCTGTCTTCCAGCTCCGCGAGAGCACCCAACGTCAGGCACAACACGCGAGGTTTTCCATCAAGGATCAGGGTCACTTCGCCCCGTCTTCTGTTCGCCATCACAATCCCCTTCGTGATCGGGTTCAAATCAATGTCATGCCGCAGTGAATGTCAGGGCGCCGGCGGATTCCATCGCCATTTCGAAAGTCACCTCACCGTCGTGATTGCCGGAATATTCAAGAGCGGTGATTTGGAACGGGCCTTCAAGCGCGCCGAAGTCAGGAATGACGATCTGCCAGGCGATGATCAAGCCTTCAAAGAAAACAGAGCGGATACGCTCGTCGCTGTCCGCATCCTTGAACAGGCCGCTGCCGGAGAGGCTGGCGCGACGCATCCCGGCTCCTTCAAGCAATTCGCGCCAGCGGCCCGTCGACTCCGCGTGGCTGATGTCAACGCTCTCTGCGTTGAACGAAATGGATCGCGCTCTCAGACCTGCGACCGTGACATAAGCGTCGTCACTGTCATTACGGATCTTGAGCAGAAGGTCTTTGCCCTTTTGAGCTGTCATGGGTGGGTCTCCTTTAAAAAGGGTCCGGGGTTATCAGGTGGTCGGCTCTTCGGTGACGGCGCGCATTTGCAGGATGCCCTGCAGGAGCCGGTTCTTCCGATCCGTTCGCATATCCGTGCGCTCAATGGTCAAATTGACCAGATGATGCCCGGTCAGCGACAGGCTTGGATCCGCTAGGAGCGTGCTTAGGCAATCAAGAATGGATTGTTGCAAGGCTCGATCTTCAGTGCCGGTCCAGACAGTGAGAAGGAGCCGATGTTCCTCGCCCTTGTCGCTGCCGGTGCTCCAGTCGCGCGAGTAACTCGTGGCAAGAGTGAGATAAGGCAAATCGCTGTTGCGCTTCGGCTCGTCATAAAGCCTTGCTCCACCCAAGAGGGTGATGAGATCATTGCCTGCCTTCAAATGCGCGAAGAGCGCCTGCTCAAGGCTTCGAGATGCGAGGGTCATGACGAAGGTCTCCGCTTGGCAAGGGATTGAACAAGCCGACTGACCTCAACGTCAGGCGAGGCCTCGATTGATCCGAACTGGCGTTCAAGCAGGTTTGGGGCCGTTAGGATCAGACGGGCTGCGCCGGTGCCGACTTCTGCGCGCACTGCCACGTCATCCGTTCCTTGATTCTGCCTTGCCAAATCCTGAAGATCTGCGGCCAAACCGGGTGCCATTCGGCTCAGAAGGCGGTGAACGAGTTTCTCTTTGTTCATCACCCTAGCCTCCTCCAAGAACACGCCGTGCGCTGACGATGAGCCAGCTCTTCAGACCGTCCGGGTCATGCAGCGTCAGGAGATCAAAGGAGCGACCGTCGTGATCCACCCGATCCGCGTCCCCCAGATCATCACGAAAGCGGATGAAAAAGCGTATTTCCTCGCTGTTCGAGCGTTGATCCGCGTCTGATCGCTCTTTCGCGCTCGCATCGAGAAGCCCCGCCCAGACTTCGGCGATCTGCTCCCTGTCGCCCGGCCCGTTCCAGGGAGAGGTTTCCGAAAGGACAGGCTTTGAGAAGACAATCCGATGCCTCATGCCAGCCGGATCGGCAGAAAGCGGAGTGATTGTTGCAAGTGTCATGGCAAGGCTCCTAGAGGCGGATGGACCGATAGGGAGCGAGCAGCGGCTGCAAGGCCGCCGCGAGAGAAGGCAGGCGATCGGGATCGGCGATCAGACGACGCTCGTACCATTCTCCGACCACCAGCTTGATGGCATGCCGGATCGGCTCGGGGACATCTTCTGCCGCCGGGCCATGGCCAGCCTCAACATCAAGCTGCAAGCGCTGGCTGCTCGTCAGGACGATGCCGCCCAGATTGGAGACCATGGCAGGATTGTCTTCCTGAAACAGGCTGAAGCTTTCCTCCGCCAGATCCGTCACATCGCCTTCCCCATTGAGGATGGCAGCAGCACTGATCGCCGTGACGGGTCGCAAAGGCAAGGTGAAACGCTCGCCAAGAGGGCCTGTGAGCAGCACTCGCCAGCTCTGGGAGATGAACAGTCGAGCCGTCAGATGCTCGAGATGAACACGGGCTGCACTGATAAAGGCGCGCAACATGTCATCATCATGATCCTGATCGATCTTCAGGAATGCCTTGATCTCGGCAAGGCTGACCGGTTCCACCAGTGGCGGCGTGACAAGACTGACAGTCATGGAGCTGTCCCTTCGGCAAACGCGGATAGAGAAGGAAAGAATGACGCCCTCACCGGCGGGAGGCTTCCGGCAAGGGCGTCAAGGTGGGGCGAGCCAATGGCTCACCCGCTGGGGAGTTCAACGTCAGGCGGCAAACTGCAGCAGCTTGATTGCGTCAAAGTCCTGAACGCCGCCACCGACACGTTTGGTGGTGTAGAAAAGGACATAGGGCTTGGCCGAATAGGGATCGCGCAGGATGCGCAGGCCAAGCCGGTCGACGATCAGATAGCCACGCTTGAAGTCACCAAAGGCGATAGCATAGGCATCGGCGGCGATATCGGGCATGTCTTCAGCTTCAGTAATTGCGAAGTTGAGCAGAGAAGCCTTGGCACCAACGGAGGCTGGCGGCTGCCAGAGATAATTGCCGTCACTGTCCTTGAGCTTGCGAACGGCAGCCTGGGTGCTGCGGTTCATCACGAACTGGGCATTCTGGCGATAGCCCGCCTTCAGGGTATAGATGAGGTCGACAAGTACATCGCCGGGATCGCTGGCAGGAAATGTACCGGCAGCACCCGAGGCAAGCGTGCCGAGTTTGCCCCATTCCCAGCTTGCTTCAGCCACCTTGGTTGCAGCCATGAAGCCGGTTGGCTTGTTCACGCCATTGCCGTTGACGAAAGCAGCCCCTTCCTGCTGGGCGAATGCCGTTTCGACCTCGGATGCGATCCATTCCTCGATATTCACGGCCGCATCATCAAGGAGGCTCGGGGTGGCTGCCGGCATGGCGTAGAGTTCCATGGTCGGGAAGCTCAGCTCTGCGAGAGTAGAAGCATCGGTCTGGGGACGCGAGGCGGTCTCGCCCACCCAGCCAACCGCCGGACCTGCAATGGAGAAAGGCTTTTTCAGGGTCGAGCCGGACACTTCGCGGACGTCGGCAATGGCACGGATAGGAGAGATGGCCGCAAGGCGCTTGCCGACCTCGGCTTCGATCTGCTCAGGCACCAGATAACCACCGTCCGGATCGGAGCTGATCGACATGGCCTTGGCTTCAAGTTCACGCAGGTCGACCTCGGCACCCTTGCGAATATAGCTGTCGAAGGCTGCCTTGTGCTCCATGGCATTGTGGCTCAGCGCAAAGACTCCGCGCCCTTCGCCAAGCTTGGGACGGCGGGACTTGAGGATCAGAGTGTCGAGTGCTGCCTGCTGCTCGTCGAGAGCTTTGGAAATGCGGTCGACCTTGTGATCGGACAGAACGTCGGTCGAGCGCTTCTCGATCTGGTTCAGCCGTTCGTCGTTGGCATCCTTGAAGGCTTCGAACGAATGCAGGAAGTCCTCGAAGGCGCCGCTGATGTCGGCGTCGGGAATGGATTTCGTCTCGGGAGACGGTTGGATGTGCTTGGTCATGAGTTTTGCCTCATTCACTGGACGGTCAGATTGATGACGAACCCTTGCTCAGGCTGCGGGCTGCCGAACGCATGGACAGCGTCAGACGATGCAGGTTGAGCAAAGGGGATTGCGGCTTCCATCGGGCAGCGTCCTGCTTGCCATCGAGGCCGGCATAGCCCTGAGCCAGAAGAGCTCGGGCTTCGGTCCGCGAAAGCCCAGCGTCCTGCATGAGCTTGCGTTCCAATTCACGTTTACTGAGACAGCCCGCCGCGATCTGCCGCGAGGGCTCATCAGTCTTGATGGAGGAAATGCGCGCGTCGGGCTGCATGGGGAATGTGACGATTGAAATCTCCCATAGGTCCAACTCGAAGAGGTGGCGCACGCCGGCCTTCCTGTCGGTCTGTCCCCGAATGGTCCGAAAGCCGATGGAAAGGCCGTCGAGAATGCCCGCTTTCATCATGCTGTGCACTTCACGGGCCTTGGCAACATCGAGCGCCAACTGGCCGCGCACGAACAGGCCGTTGGCGTCTTCCTCGATACTCAACCACTGCCCAACGGGCTGCGACGGATCATGCTGGTAGAGCAGTTTGACACCCTTCACGCCGCGTCGGTCGAGGCTCTTCATGAAGGCCCCTCTGCGGATGATGTCGCGCCCTAGATCCTCCTTGCCGAAGAGGCAGGCATAACCTTCGAAAAGGCCATCCTCGCCAATCGAGCTGAGGGCTGCGGGCACAGCTTTCTTTTCTCGCAGCAATGACTTGTTGCGGGTCATAGAGCATTCCTTCCTGATAGGATGAACGATGGTGAGCGAGGAAGTCGCTCACAGCTCAGGCAGCGCCCGGCTATTTCATTTGCGCCTCAAGGCAGCCAACAAATCGGGCAAAGACCTCTCTGTGGCAGTGCCCTTTGTGGCTCTTGGATTTTTCGGAGCTCTCAGTCCTCCAACATGCCGGTGAGGAGGGCGATCTGCTCGACGAAATCCTGGAAACGCTGGTTGGACGCAGCCAGTTCACGAAGGCACCAGACCAAGAGCGCACTTGATGTGCTTGCCCAGAGAAAGAGCGCCACATGCGCCAGATCACCTTTGGAGGCGAAGATTTGCAGGGCTTCTGACACATCACTTCCCTCCTGCGTCTGATGAGCTGTCGTCATCCGGATTGTCCGGCCAATCCGGACCCTTGGCCGTGTAGCCGACAGCAATGCGTTTTTCCTCTTCGGTCAGAAAGTCCGCGGCCCCCACACGCCGCCAGAGCGTTTCGCGCTCGCTGGCAAGAGCTGAGATCTGATCGAGATCGATTTTCAGATCAAACGGCGCGTCATAGGCTGGCGAGAGCCAGCGCGCGAGGCTCTGCAGGCATCTTGACGCCAGCGGGAGTACCGTCTGCCGCCAGAAGGCCCGGTTGGCCTCCGCATAGTTGGCATAGGTGTTGTCGCCGGGGATACCGAGCAGCATCGGCGGCACACCAAAGGCAAGGGCGATCTCCCTTGCCGCACCATTCTTGGCTTCCATGAAGTCCATGTCTTTCGGAGAGAGGCTCATGCTCTTCCAGTCGAGCCCTCCTTCAAGCAGCAAAGGTCGCCCGGCATTCATCGCGCCCTGATAGCCTTCTTCCAACTCCTTCTTGAGGCGTTCGAACTGCTCATTGGTGAGGTTTCCCGCTTCCGATGCAGCATAGACAAGAGCGCCAGACGGACGGGCGGAATTGTCGAGCAGCGCCTTATTCCAGCTCGCTGCTGCATTGTGCACATCGATGCTGGTTTGCGAGGCTTCAAGGGGACTGAAGCCATAGTGATCATCCTGCGGGTTGAAAAGAGTGAGATGCAAAATGGGCGGGATGACGCTATCCGGATCCGACTGATCGAACCGCAGGCACTTGCCACCGACCGTGTAGTCATAGGCTTCGGGCCAACCTTCCGGGCCGGGAACGACCTTCATGCGGTCCGGTCGCAGGCAGTGGAGTTCCATCAGATCGAGACTGCCAAACACCGCCTCCACATAGGCATTGCCGGATACCAGCAAGTGACCGAACAAACCTTCGAACCAATCTGCTCCTCCCTGCCTCGCGTTGGGATGTGCCAACAGCTGCAACGCAGGATGATCGGTGAAGCGCTCGCCGTCCATCTGGCAGAGGAGTGGCACAGACCCTGCCGCTTCAGAGATCATACGGATCGATCGATAGACAATCGGGTTGCGTGCATAGCCCTCTCGTGCGAGGGAGCCATAATCGCGCGGGGTCCACATGGGGCGACCGGTTCTGTGCAGCGCCAGCAGGGCGCCGGTTCTGGAGCTCTTGGCTTCCAGATTATGCTCTCTTCGAGCACCATCAGTCGGTTCATTGGATCTGCGGGCCCATAGCGGTCCCTTCAAGGTCCAGCCAAGCATGTGCCTATTCCTTTTTTCATGAAGTTTGCTTACGAGAGCGAGCGAACCTTGGGTTCGGCCTGTTCGCCAAGGCAAAGGTGAGTGACGGCCCAGACCATGGCATCGAGCCTGTCCGGGCTCTTGCCCGAGGACAAACCGTCGAGCCCGAAGTCGCACATTTCGTCTTCGAGTTCGGCGAGCGTGCCGACGTGGTGGACTCGCCCCTGTTCATAGAGCGCTGACACCGGTTCGGCCCTGAGATACTTGCCCCGATTGGCACGAACCGATTGCACGGGCACGCTCGCGTCGATCCCTGACAGGATCGTCGTAACCATCTCACCACCCTGATTGACCTCGGCAATCACGCAGTTGGCCTTGAGGCGATGATAAAGGCCGATGGCCTTGGTCGCCCAACCGGTCGGGCTGACCTCGGAAAGGCTGCTGTCCCTGAGGATGTAGCAGGTGCCCTCGGCGTTGATCCCGGCTGCGATGATGCCGCAGGCATCCGCGCCCTTGCTCGAGGTTGCGGGCGGGTCGATGGCAACAACGATGCGCACCAGCCCCTCAGGGACATCATCGACGCGCAAGCGATCCAATTGATCGCGCTGCCAGAGCGCATCTGCTCGATCCTCGATCAACTCTCCATCCAGTTCCTGTCGACCAAGGCGTGATCCCTCGTAGCGCCGCACGATGGTGTCGAGAAATCCCGGTGCCAGATTAGCCACGTTGGCGCGGGTCGCCGCGTGGGTCATGACGGTTTTCGGGTCGGCTAGCATCCGTTTGATCAGAGGTGTCGGTCGCGGCGTCGTGGTTGCGATCTGCCGCGGCTGATGGCCGAGCCGCAGACCGAACTGCAACATGTCCCATGTCGCATCCGCCCGCTTCCATTTGGCCACCTCATCGCCCCATGCGGCATGGAATTGCGGCCCGCGCAGGCTTTCGGGGTCTTCGGCGGAATAGATTTGCGCGATGGCTCCATTCGGCCATTCCAGCCTGCGCCGGGCAGGTTGCCATGTCGGGCGCTCGTGCCGCGCATGGATGGCCAACAATCCGGAAATTCCTTCCACCATGACCTCGCGGGCATCGTTCAATGTTTCGCCGATCAGGGCAATACGCCCGTAAGGCTCGGTTGCGAAGGGCGCCCTGCCCTGCGCCAGAGCCTTGATCCATTCGGCACCGGTTCGGGTTTTGCCAGCGCCACGCCCGCCCATGACAAGCCATGTCGTCCAGTTTCCGGGTGGCGGCAACTGGTCATTGCGAGCCCAGATTTCCCAATCGCTAAAGAGGGTCTCAAGCTCCGGACCGCTGAGGCTTGCCAGAAACTCCGCCTTCTGCTGTTTGCTGCAGGCGATCAATGCGCTGCGCAAGGTCCTCGCGGAGGACGTCAAGGTCGGTTCCATCACTGGCTTCTCCATCTTGCGCCTCCGCTTTCATTGACTTGTCTGCTAACCGGCTCTTACTCGGCACCTTCGCTTCCTGTTTTGGCTGCAGCGCGAGGATCTTTTCCAAGGTGCGGGCTATCGTTCCGAGCATTCTGGCTTCCTTCTCATCAAAGGCCGCCTCGCCGCTCTTCAGCAAGGTCTCCAGATGTCGGATCTGCTGGTCCGTGGCGTGGTAGAGCCGCTTGACCAGAGCCCCATGTTCGGACGGTCTGGAAGTTGGCTCGGAAGACCCTTCAGAACTGCCGGTCCAGAGCTTTCTTCTGCGGGTCAATGTGCCCAGCGATATGCCGTGCATTTTGGCGATGGCAGCAAAGCTGGGGCGATCAACGCTTTCGCAGAGGCGTCTGACAGCGTCCCAATCGACGGTTGGTCGTTTTTTTCTCGTCATGAATAGTCCTGAATTTTGCCGCCTCGTGAAGCAAGCCTGCGAAGCAGCACCAGAGAGCAGGCACAAAAAAACCGCAGCGCCGACTGGCGTGCGGTGATTTGATCGGAAACGTCTGAACGGGCTTTCCCATAAACAAAAGCCGGTAGAGGAGAAATTTATCCGCACCATTCCGACTGTAGCTAATGTATAGCTGAGGACCGTTCGCAGGTCAAGCGATTTTCTATTAAAAGTTGTATTTTTCTATTTTTGATTGAATCTAAAGGCTTTTTCTTTAGCTCAATCCTGATGGAGATCGTCCGGCAGCGGCTTCGGAGGATCCTCATAGTCCTCTCCGGGCCACATCGCCAGATGCTGTTCGTAATCTTCCGGCTCCATGCCATCCTCCGGCACGGTTCGGCCACGCACCGAGATCCCCGCCTGATGGATCGTGTCCGGATCGCCAGAGACCAGCGGATGCCACCAGTAAAGATCATAACCCTCATCAAGCAGACGATAGGCGCAGGTCGGTGGCAACCAGATGATCGATTGCACCTTCTCGACATCCAGCGGTACGCAGTCCGGGATGGTGTCGAGACGATTGTCATAGTCCTTGCATCGACAGGTCTGGTCATCCAGCAGCGTACAAGCTACATTGGTCCAAGCGATATCGCCTGTGTCCCAGTCCTCAAGTTTGTTCAGACAGCAACGGGCACAGCCATCGCAAAGGGACTCCCACTCCTCACGCGTCATCTGATCGAGGCGTTTGACCTGCCAGAAGGGTCGTTCGGGCTCTCCATCGCCCTTGGGATTTGCGATGAAACCGTCCGATTGCTTGTTCATTTGACTTGCTCGCTGGGACTTGAGAGAACAAAGATTGCCATGCCTCGACAATGCCAAAAATCTAGTAGCATTGCATTGCAAAATTAAGTGCGTTCAAGTTTGGCATTCTGCTTGCTTCTTGCCAAGCAATGTTTAACAAAGTTATATCAGTCTTTCCACTATCGGACAGAGATCTGTAACATCGTGCGCGATCCGTATCAAAACAAGACAAAAGCCAAGCTCAAAAACCGGCTGCTGGCATTTGACGCTTCGATTGACACCGGGATGTACCATTTCTGGGGCATGCTCGCGCGTGGGTTGGAAATTGCCAATAGTTTCATGCGTCGCTTCACCGTTACAGGGTGGCGTTACTGGCTGGTTCAATGCCTATCCGGCGGATTGACGATGTCCGTCTTCGGCGCAATCATTGCGCTGTCGCTTGC from uncultured Cohaesibacter sp. includes these protein-coding regions:
- a CDS encoding DUF2460 domain-containing protein; this translates as MNGFHEVVFPLDVGFGASGGPERRTDIATLSSGHEERNARWAHSRRRYDAGLGVRSFLDLQTVLAFFEERRGRLNGFRFRDPFDHCSCALGSVISAEDQLIGTGDGSTTTFQLKKTYGGLYAPYERSVTKPVEGTVLVAINGTATSNVSVDSISGEITFDVAPDEDATITAGFRFDVPVRFDTDQLEFSLSGFEAGDIPSIPLVEIRL
- a CDS encoding phage tail tape measure protein, translated to MTDEVVETAIVKVEADLRSFTKDISSAQKEADMLGDKVANAMQKALMGSADLESIFKNLALDMSQSFYTAGVAPLKELVSGSVSNIASGLFATLGLGNAGSSSLFGSLLPFANGGVVNGTTLFPMQSGLGMMGEAGAEAIMPLQRGADGSLGVAMHGAGSRPVSVVMNVSTPDVASFAKSENQIATKLARAVGRGRRGL
- a CDS encoding phage tail assembly chaperone, producing the protein MVGSAKQSSVFPWDILMSLALRQFGWPPAEVWQVTPRELFMAVDALSRSRAAPNRQQVDALMSRFPDQGTDVNIGRSNKNFKETT
- a CDS encoding gene transfer agent family protein, yielding MANRRRGEVTLILDGKPRVLCLTLGALAELEDSMGLDNIGELADRFASGRVCSADLVKILGTALRAGGEEIADREAASMRCEGGATALTHALVEVLRLAFDPSASLKADDGGAEKSSANPT
- a CDS encoding phage major tail protein, TP901-1 family is translated as MTAQKGKDLLLKIRNDSDDAYVTVAGLRARSISFNAESVDISHAESTGRWRELLEGAGMRRASLSGSGLFKDADSDERIRSVFFEGLIIAWQIVIPDFGALEGPFQITALEYSGNHDGEVTFEMAMESAGALTFTAA
- a CDS encoding DUF3168 domain-containing protein, with product MTLASRSLEQALFAHLKAGNDLITLLGGARLYDEPKRNSDLPYLTLATSYSRDWSTGSDKGEEHRLLLTVWTGTEDRALQQSILDCLSTLLADPSLSLTGHHLVNLTIERTDMRTDRKNRLLQGILQMRAVTEEPTT
- a CDS encoding phage head closure protein; amino-acid sequence: MTLATITPLSADPAGMRHRIVFSKPVLSETSPWNGPGDREQIAEVWAGLLDASAKERSDADQRSNSEEIRFFIRFRDDLGDADRVDHDGRSFDLLTLHDPDGLKSWLIVSARRVLGGG
- a CDS encoding head-tail connector protein; the protein is MTVSLVTPPLVEPVSLAEIKAFLKIDQDHDDDMLRAFISAARVHLEHLTARLFISQSWRVLLTGPLGERFTLPLRPVTAISAAAILNGEGDVTDLAEESFSLFQEDNPAMVSNLGGIVLTSSQRLQLDVEAGHGPAAEDVPEPIRHAIKLVVGEWYERRLIADPDRLPSLAAALQPLLAPYRSIRL
- a CDS encoding phage major capsid protein translates to MTKHIQPSPETKSIPDADISGAFEDFLHSFEAFKDANDERLNQIEKRSTDVLSDHKVDRISKALDEQQAALDTLILKSRRPKLGEGRGVFALSHNAMEHKAAFDSYIRKGAEVDLRELEAKAMSISSDPDGGYLVPEQIEAEVGKRLAAISPIRAIADVREVSGSTLKKPFSIAGPAVGWVGETASRPQTDASTLAELSFPTMELYAMPAATPSLLDDAAVNIEEWIASEVETAFAQQEGAAFVNGNGVNKPTGFMAATKVAEASWEWGKLGTLASGAAGTFPASDPGDVLVDLIYTLKAGYRQNAQFVMNRSTQAAVRKLKDSDGNYLWQPPASVGAKASLLNFAITEAEDMPDIAADAYAIAFGDFKRGYLIVDRLGLRILRDPYSAKPYVLFYTTKRVGGGVQDFDAIKLLQFAA
- a CDS encoding HK97 family phage prohead protease, which gives rise to MTRNKSLLREKKAVPAALSSIGEDGLFEGYACLFGKEDLGRDIIRRGAFMKSLDRRGVKGVKLLYQHDPSQPVGQWLSIEEDANGLFVRGQLALDVAKAREVHSMMKAGILDGLSIGFRTIRGQTDRKAGVRHLFELDLWEISIVTFPMQPDARISSIKTDEPSRQIAAGCLSKRELERKLMQDAGLSRTEARALLAQGYAGLDGKQDAARWKPQSPLLNLHRLTLSMRSAARSLSKGSSSI
- a CDS encoding phage portal protein, which translates into the protein MLGWTLKGPLWARRSNEPTDGARREHNLEAKSSRTGALLALHRTGRPMWTPRDYGSLAREGYARNPIVYRSIRMISEAAGSVPLLCQMDGERFTDHPALQLLAHPNARQGGADWFEGLFGHLLVSGNAYVEAVFGSLDLMELHCLRPDRMKVVPGPEGWPEAYDYTVGGKCLRFDQSDPDSVIPPILHLTLFNPQDDHYGFSPLEASQTSIDVHNAAASWNKALLDNSARPSGALVYAASEAGNLTNEQFERLKKELEEGYQGAMNAGRPLLLEGGLDWKSMSLSPKDMDFMEAKNGAAREIALAFGVPPMLLGIPGDNTYANYAEANRAFWRQTVLPLASRCLQSLARWLSPAYDAPFDLKIDLDQISALASERETLWRRVGAADFLTEEEKRIAVGYTAKGPDWPDNPDDDSSSDAGGK
- a CDS encoding terminase family protein produces the protein MRSALIACSKQQKAEFLASLSGPELETLFSDWEIWARNDQLPPPGNWTTWLVMGGRGAGKTRTGAEWIKALAQGRAPFATEPYGRIALIGETLNDAREVMVEGISGLLAIHARHERPTWQPARRRLEWPNGAIAQIYSAEDPESLRGPQFHAAWGDEVAKWKRADATWDMLQFGLRLGHQPRQIATTTPRPTPLIKRMLADPKTVMTHAATRANVANLAPGFLDTIVRRYEGSRLGRQELDGELIEDRADALWQRDQLDRLRVDDVPEGLVRIVVAIDPPATSSKGADACGIIAAGINAEGTCYILRDSSLSEVSPTGWATKAIGLYHRLKANCVIAEVNQGGEMVTTILSGIDASVPVQSVRANRGKYLRAEPVSALYEQGRVHHVGTLAELEDEMCDFGLDGLSSGKSPDRLDAMVWAVTHLCLGEQAEPKVRSLS
- a CDS encoding YcgN family cysteine cluster protein, yielding MNKQSDGFIANPKGDGEPERPFWQVKRLDQMTREEWESLCDGCARCCLNKLEDWDTGDIAWTNVACTLLDDQTCRCKDYDNRLDTIPDCVPLDVEKVQSIIWLPPTCAYRLLDEGYDLYWWHPLVSGDPDTIHQAGISVRGRTVPEDGMEPEDYEQHLAMWPGEDYEDPPKPLPDDLHQD